In Salinirussus salinus, the following proteins share a genomic window:
- a CDS encoding metallophosphoesterase family protein gives MANHSLDDALPVEHCRIDADEYDDIYVVGDIHGCRRTFEVLLERLSLGPDDLLVAVGDLVRKGPDSGGVLDVVRVQENVISVRGNNEQHLVSGRKSHPDHGAEDIAFMESLPVAVSWDDALVVHGGVDHRKPLRAHDQQDLLNMRSLAGDGYERPYWFEDRGDRPRVFFGHTVLDEPFESPYAVGLDTGCVYGGQLTAYDYRRERFVSVDPPATHLHRDEGNIVSPQQAGRTA, from the coding sequence ATGGCGAACCACTCCCTCGACGACGCGCTCCCCGTCGAACACTGTCGCATCGACGCCGACGAATACGACGACATCTACGTGGTGGGCGACATCCACGGCTGCCGGCGGACGTTCGAGGTGCTTCTGGAGCGGCTGTCGCTCGGGCCCGACGACCTCCTCGTGGCCGTCGGAGACCTCGTCCGGAAGGGGCCGGACAGCGGCGGTGTTCTCGACGTCGTGCGGGTCCAGGAGAACGTCATCAGCGTTCGGGGGAACAACGAACAGCACCTGGTCAGCGGCCGCAAGAGCCACCCCGACCACGGGGCCGAAGACATCGCGTTCATGGAGTCGCTCCCGGTCGCCGTCTCGTGGGACGACGCGCTGGTCGTCCACGGGGGTGTCGACCACCGCAAACCGCTCCGCGCCCACGACCAGCAGGACCTGCTGAACATGCGCTCGCTGGCGGGTGACGGCTACGAGCGACCCTACTGGTTCGAGGACAGAGGGGACCGACCGCGGGTGTTCTTCGGCCACACCGTTCTCGACGAACCCTTCGAATCCCCGTACGCCGTGGGGCTGGACACGGGCTGTGTTTACGGCGGGCAGCTCACCGCCTACGACTACCGGCGCGAGCGGTTCGTTTCTGTCGACCCTCCAGCCACCCACCTCCACCGTGACGAGGGGAACATCGTCAGCCCGCAGCAGGCGGGCCGGACGGCGTAG
- a CDS encoding phosphate signaling complex PhoU family protein, with amino-acid sequence METRKVQVTGGSTYTVSLPKEWATANDVEAGSVVEFHSEEDLLLLSPRREEERTEGTLDITGLEDEHELTRAVMTMYVSGFDVIRLETTRITAAQRRIIREATQGLVGLEVIEETSERVVLRDLLDSSELSVHNAITRMRLVSLTMLEDAVEALIEHDDDLAQDVMERDDDVDRLWYMVSRVFRTVLRNPTAATEIGFPRDTCFDFQSSARQLERIADHATKIADLALELEEVPDSAVGPLRALREEAATVPEMAMDALLTDDPEEATELATSARARIDDVDGKAREVDKEIRELDPGTAQGLGLVVDSLSRTADYGGNIAENALQKAAPDP; translated from the coding sequence ATGGAGACACGCAAGGTGCAGGTCACGGGTGGGTCGACGTACACCGTCTCCCTGCCGAAGGAGTGGGCGACGGCAAACGACGTCGAGGCCGGCAGCGTCGTGGAGTTTCACTCCGAGGAGGACCTCCTGTTGCTCTCGCCGCGTCGGGAGGAGGAGCGCACGGAGGGGACGCTCGACATCACCGGGCTGGAGGACGAGCACGAGCTCACGCGCGCGGTGATGACGATGTACGTCAGCGGCTTCGACGTCATCAGGCTGGAGACCACGCGGATCACCGCCGCCCAGCGCCGGATCATCCGCGAGGCCACGCAGGGGCTCGTGGGGCTGGAGGTGATCGAGGAGACGTCCGAACGGGTAGTGTTGCGGGACCTGCTGGACTCCTCGGAGCTGTCGGTACACAACGCGATCACGCGGATGCGGCTGGTCTCGCTGACGATGCTCGAGGACGCCGTCGAGGCGCTCATCGAGCACGACGACGACCTCGCACAGGACGTGATGGAGCGGGACGACGACGTGGACCGGCTGTGGTATATGGTCTCGCGGGTGTTCCGGACCGTCCTCCGCAACCCGACCGCGGCGACCGAGATCGGCTTTCCCCGCGACACCTGCTTCGACTTCCAGTCCAGCGCCCGCCAGCTCGAGCGGATCGCCGACCACGCCACCAAGATCGCCGACCTCGCCCTCGAACTCGAGGAGGTGCCCGACAGCGCCGTCGGCCCGCTCCGGGCGCTCCGCGAGGAGGCGGCGACGGTCCCCGAGATGGCGATGGACGCCCTGCTGACCGACGACCCCGAGGAGGCGACCGAGCTGGCCACCTCGGCCCGGGCCCGGATCGACGACGTCGACGGGAAGGCCCGCGAGGTCGACAAGGAGATCCGCGAGCTCGACCCCGGGACGGCGCAGGGGCTGGGGCTGGTCGTCGACTCGCTGTCCCGGACCGCCGACTACGGCGGTAACATCGCCGAGAACGCGCTGCAGAAGGCCGCCCCGGACCCCTAA
- the pyrF gene encoding orotidine-5'-phosphate decarboxylase, which produces MDTDVPFFERLRERIDRVDSVVSVGLDPDPDRLPAAVEDADLPRWAFNRRVIDATHEHAACFKPNAAFYEDPDGWRALEETVAYAHGKGVPVLLDAKRGDIGNTARKYASILDTVDAITVNPYLGRDALEPFLAREKKGVFVLCRTSNAGGADLQDLELASGDQVYEKVAGLADLWNRNDNVGLVVGATAPEELEAVRGLVPDLPFLVPGVGAQGGDAEAAVEYGLVDGVGLVNSSRGIIFAGEDARGADAYFGAAGEAAKRLKQRLNHYK; this is translated from the coding sequence ATGGACACCGACGTACCGTTCTTCGAGCGTCTGCGCGAGCGCATCGACCGGGTCGACAGCGTCGTCTCCGTGGGGCTGGACCCCGACCCGGACCGGCTCCCCGCCGCCGTGGAAGACGCCGACCTGCCACGCTGGGCGTTCAACCGCCGCGTCATCGACGCGACCCACGAGCACGCCGCCTGCTTCAAGCCCAACGCCGCCTTCTACGAGGACCCCGACGGCTGGCGCGCGCTCGAGGAGACCGTCGCCTACGCCCACGGGAAGGGCGTGCCCGTGTTGCTGGACGCCAAGCGCGGGGACATCGGCAACACCGCACGGAAGTACGCCTCCATCCTCGATACCGTCGACGCCATCACCGTCAACCCCTACCTGGGACGGGACGCCCTGGAGCCCTTTCTCGCCCGCGAAAAGAAAGGGGTGTTCGTGCTCTGTCGGACCTCCAACGCGGGCGGCGCGGACCTGCAGGACCTCGAACTCGCCTCGGGCGACCAGGTCTACGAGAAGGTGGCCGGGCTGGCGGACCTGTGGAACCGCAACGACAACGTCGGCCTCGTGGTCGGCGCGACCGCCCCCGAGGAACTGGAGGCGGTCCGCGGGCTGGTGCCCGACCTGCCCTTCCTGGTGCCTGGCGTCGGCGCCCAGGGCGGGGACGCGGAGGCGGCCGTGGAGTACGGACTGGTCGACGGGGTCGGGCTGGTCAACTCCTCGCGCGGCATTATTTTCGCCGGCGAGGACGCCCGCGGCGCGGACGCCTACTTCGGCGCGGCCGGCGAGGCCGCGAAGCGGCTGAAACAGCGGCTCAATCACTATAAATAA
- the ppk1 gene encoding polyphosphate kinase 1 produces MSPDTDDSHDVDLADPAYYLNRELSELAFQRRVLHEALDDRTPLLEQLRFLAIVTRNLDEFFMKRVGGLKQQIDAGITERTADGRTPEQQWHQVLETARPLLERQASRYQEHVRPALADAGIAVVDYDDLPVGERTELRELFESSVLPTLTPLSFDPAHPFPFISNRSLSLAVLTRGRGEESPTFNRVKVPPNRPRFVPVGAEEEDRYVRVEEVIRANLDLLFPGTEVVDTALFRLTRNAEVRRDEEVAEDLIEMVEEVLEERRFATVVRLELEAGAPRQVRRTLVDQLDLDEREVFELPAPLDFRDFETLVDLEYPELKPDPWTPQPHSRLPAGWHGYDEFGEDREHDIFAEIKDDDILLHHPYHSFTDTVQRFLDEAANDPDVLAIKAAIYRTASDSQVIQSLIDAAENGKQVAVMVELKARFDEQNNLEWVRTLEEHGIHVAYGTVGLKTHTKTALVVREEPEGVQLYSHVGTGNYHSETAKGYVDLGLLTADQDIGHDLVKLFNSFTGPTLEDQFRKLLVAPVTMRGRFTDLIRNEAAHAREGERARMVVKVNSLEDPAIIRELYEAAMAGVDIDLVVRDICRLRPGVEGVSETVDVYSIVGRFLEHSRIFYFENATAVDEEGTRADADPGYYTGSADWMTRNLDRRIEAVTPVEDPRLREQLRFVLDLALADNRRAWEMHPDGSYTQRTPGDGRVVDTQTVLMSEAEAAASSDQVTRGIPCAFDLPGSGLDIGDGPDRSRADAARPGVGGGAGRRDPGVTAGDDDPDETLPEALLAHPDRWYRPDSGTYAFAVRTPDGDRVYRKTADAAAALVDEYWS; encoded by the coding sequence ATGTCGCCTGACACCGACGACTCCCACGACGTCGACCTCGCGGACCCCGCGTACTACCTGAACCGCGAGCTGAGCGAGCTGGCCTTCCAGCGGCGGGTCCTTCACGAGGCGCTGGACGACCGCACCCCGCTGCTCGAGCAACTCAGGTTTCTGGCGATCGTCACCCGTAATCTCGACGAGTTCTTCATGAAGCGGGTCGGCGGACTGAAACAGCAGATCGACGCTGGAATCACTGAGCGGACGGCTGACGGACGCACCCCCGAACAGCAGTGGCACCAGGTCCTCGAGACTGCCCGCCCACTGCTCGAACGGCAGGCCTCGCGGTATCAGGAGCACGTCCGGCCGGCACTGGCGGACGCCGGGATCGCGGTCGTCGACTACGACGACCTCCCGGTCGGGGAGCGGACCGAACTCCGGGAGCTCTTCGAGAGCTCCGTTCTGCCGACGCTGACGCCGCTGTCGTTCGACCCCGCACACCCGTTCCCGTTCATCTCGAATCGGAGCCTCTCGCTTGCCGTGCTGACGCGGGGTCGCGGCGAGGAGAGTCCCACGTTCAACCGGGTGAAGGTCCCGCCCAACCGCCCGCGGTTCGTCCCGGTCGGCGCGGAGGAGGAGGACCGGTACGTCCGGGTCGAGGAGGTGATCCGGGCGAATCTGGACCTGCTCTTTCCGGGCACCGAAGTGGTGGACACCGCGCTGTTTCGACTGACGCGAAACGCCGAGGTTCGGCGCGACGAGGAGGTCGCGGAGGACCTCATCGAGATGGTCGAGGAAGTCCTGGAGGAGCGGCGGTTCGCCACAGTCGTCCGCCTAGAACTGGAGGCCGGCGCTCCCCGGCAGGTCCGCCGGACGCTCGTCGACCAACTCGACCTCGACGAGCGGGAGGTGTTCGAGCTCCCGGCGCCGCTTGATTTCCGGGATTTCGAGACGCTCGTCGACCTCGAGTATCCGGAGCTGAAACCCGACCCCTGGACGCCACAGCCCCACTCCCGCCTGCCAGCCGGCTGGCACGGCTACGACGAATTCGGCGAGGACCGCGAGCACGACATCTTCGCCGAAATCAAGGACGACGACATCCTGTTGCACCACCCCTACCACTCCTTCACCGACACGGTCCAGCGGTTCCTCGACGAGGCCGCTAACGACCCCGACGTGCTCGCGATCAAGGCTGCGATCTACCGGACAGCAAGCGATTCGCAGGTGATCCAGAGCCTGATCGACGCCGCCGAGAACGGGAAGCAGGTGGCGGTGATGGTCGAACTCAAAGCGCGGTTCGACGAACAGAACAACCTCGAGTGGGTGCGAACCCTGGAGGAACACGGTATCCACGTTGCCTACGGGACCGTCGGCCTGAAGACTCACACCAAGACGGCGCTCGTGGTCCGCGAGGAGCCCGAGGGGGTCCAGCTGTACTCACACGTCGGCACCGGGAACTACCACTCCGAGACTGCCAAGGGGTACGTCGACCTCGGGCTCCTGACCGCCGACCAGGATATCGGCCACGACCTGGTGAAGCTGTTCAACTCCTTCACCGGCCCGACGCTCGAAGACCAGTTCCGGAAGCTACTGGTCGCGCCCGTCACGATGCGCGGGCGGTTTACCGACCTCATTCGCAACGAGGCCGCACACGCTCGCGAGGGCGAACGCGCCCGGATGGTGGTCAAGGTCAACAGCCTCGAAGACCCAGCGATCATCAGGGAACTGTACGAGGCCGCGATGGCCGGGGTCGACATCGACCTCGTCGTCCGGGACATCTGCCGACTCCGCCCCGGCGTCGAGGGAGTCAGTGAGACCGTCGACGTCTACAGCATCGTCGGGCGGTTTCTCGAGCACTCCCGGATATTCTACTTCGAGAACGCGACGGCCGTCGACGAAGAAGGGACGCGGGCCGACGCCGACCCGGGGTACTACACCGGGTCGGCGGACTGGATGACCCGCAACCTCGACAGGCGCATCGAGGCCGTCACACCCGTCGAGGACCCCAGGCTCCGCGAACAGCTACGGTTCGTGTTGGACCTCGCGCTGGCGGACAACCGCCGGGCCTGGGAGATGCACCCCGACGGCTCGTACACCCAGCGCACTCCCGGGGACGGCCGGGTGGTCGACACACAGACCGTCCTCATGTCTGAGGCCGAAGCCGCGGCTAGCAGCGACCAGGTGACCCGAGGGATCCCCTGTGCGTTCGACCTCCCGGGGAGTGGGCTCGACATCGGTGACGGTCCCGACCGGTCCCGGGCCGACGCCGCGAGGCCGGGGGTCGGCGGCGGGGCCGGCCGACGCGACCCCGGTGTGACAGCCGGGGACGACGACCCCGACGAGACGTTGCCGGAGGCGTTACTCGCACACCCCGACCGGTGGTACCGCCCCGACAGCGGGACCTACGCGTTCGCGGTGCGCACGCCCGACGGCGACCGCGTCTACCGGAAAACCGCCGACGCCGCCGCGGCGCTGGTCGACGAGTACTGGAGTTAG
- a CDS encoding DUF2240 family protein, which translates to MSLRRTVAAPFRQRGVDELRESEFVVALSLDRDWFSPDQAQRLVDAAVTEGLLERADETVAVTFDPAGVTVPDGFVPDESVVQQRSVFERALGAVVDAGVEKQEAVAGINRLQAELDVAVEAAALLYASRQGVDVDGLVDRAREEL; encoded by the coding sequence ATGAGTCTCCGGCGGACCGTGGCCGCACCGTTCCGCCAGCGCGGCGTCGACGAGCTGCGCGAGAGCGAGTTCGTCGTCGCGCTGTCGCTGGACCGGGACTGGTTCTCTCCCGACCAGGCACAGCGGCTGGTCGACGCCGCCGTCACGGAGGGGCTGCTCGAGCGCGCCGACGAGACTGTCGCCGTCACCTTCGACCCGGCGGGGGTGACGGTGCCCGATGGATTCGTCCCCGACGAGTCCGTCGTCCAGCAGCGCTCGGTCTTCGAGCGGGCCCTCGGGGCCGTCGTCGACGCGGGCGTCGAGAAACAGGAGGCCGTCGCCGGGATCAACCGGCTCCAGGCCGAGCTGGACGTCGCCGTCGAGGCCGCCGCGCTGCTGTACGCCAGCCGTCAGGGCGTCGACGTCGACGGGCTGGTCGACCGCGCCCGGGAGGAGCTGTGA
- a CDS encoding phosphoglycolate phosphatase → MPDGDDSRVGRVGRDGNVSPLVVDIDGTLTDDRRRVDPRVVPVLREWAAPVVIATGKSMPYPVALCEFLGIDTLVVAENGGVVLTGRAGDLQIRGDRAAAEAVLAEYRDRGYDLGWGAADLVNRWRETELAVSRDQPLGPLEEVAGDHGLVVLDTGFAYHVTSPDVDKGTGLAAVAEALGHDTSDFAAVGDSENDAPILSAAGRSAAVANADATARAAADHVTAAAYADGFLEAAGWVADGSED, encoded by the coding sequence ATGCCGGACGGAGACGACAGCCGCGTCGGGCGTGTGGGTCGGGACGGGAACGTGTCGCCGCTGGTGGTGGATATCGACGGAACGCTCACCGACGACCGCCGCCGGGTGGACCCGCGGGTGGTCCCTGTCCTCCGGGAGTGGGCCGCACCGGTGGTCATCGCCACCGGGAAGTCGATGCCCTATCCCGTCGCTCTCTGTGAATTTTTGGGGATCGACACGCTGGTGGTCGCGGAGAACGGCGGGGTCGTCCTGACCGGCCGGGCCGGGGACCTCCAGATCCGCGGCGACCGCGCGGCCGCCGAGGCGGTCCTTGCGGAGTACCGCGACCGGGGATACGACCTCGGGTGGGGGGCTGCGGACCTGGTCAACCGCTGGCGCGAGACCGAACTCGCCGTCAGCCGGGACCAGCCTCTCGGGCCGCTCGAGGAGGTCGCCGGCGACCACGGGCTTGTCGTCCTCGACACGGGATTTGCTTACCACGTCACCTCACCGGACGTAGACAAGGGAACCGGCCTCGCGGCGGTCGCGGAAGCGCTGGGCCACGATACCAGTGACTTCGCCGCCGTCGGGGATTCGGAGAACGACGCGCCGATACTCTCCGCGGCCGGCCGGAGCGCGGCCGTCGCGAACGCCGACGCGACGGCGCGGGCAGCCGCAGACCACGTCACAGCGGCGGCGTACGCCGACGGCTTCCTGGAAGCAGCCGGCTGGGTCGCCGACGGGTCCGAGGATTGA
- a CDS encoding J domain-containing protein, which produces MHRSRLVTGLAGAFALMTVVLAVGGLAGSLILLPVAALFAAMTYVLWSHATGRLMGRLYRSVENQARTAGAAGGGRQRARRERQRGGSDRGGFGAGPREEWTAPREGRSVTEEARRRARQQARARQGRAADRGRGQRRQRRASRPGETSGPTAREAYETLGVEPGADESAVKRAYRERIKDVHPDAADGDAEEFKRVQAAYDRLTE; this is translated from the coding sequence GTGCACCGTTCGCGGCTCGTCACCGGCCTCGCCGGCGCGTTCGCCCTGATGACCGTCGTCCTCGCGGTCGGCGGACTCGCCGGGAGTCTCATCCTCCTGCCGGTCGCGGCCCTGTTCGCGGCGATGACCTACGTCCTCTGGTCCCACGCCACCGGGCGGCTGATGGGGCGGCTCTACCGGAGCGTCGAGAACCAGGCCCGGACCGCGGGTGCCGCGGGGGGCGGCCGGCAGCGCGCCCGTCGCGAGCGACAGCGGGGCGGCAGCGACCGGGGTGGGTTCGGCGCGGGCCCGCGCGAGGAGTGGACCGCTCCCCGCGAGGGTCGGAGTGTTACCGAGGAGGCCCGCCGGCGCGCGCGCCAGCAGGCCCGGGCCCGGCAGGGGCGCGCGGCCGACAGGGGGCGCGGGCAGCGCCGGCAACGGCGCGCCAGCAGGCCGGGAGAGACGAGCGGGCCGACCGCCCGGGAGGCCTACGAGACGCTGGGGGTCGAGCCGGGCGCCGACGAATCGGCGGTCAAGCGGGCCTACCGCGAGCGGATCAAGGATGTCCACCCCGACGCCGCCGACGGCGACGCCGAGGAGTTCAAGCGGGTCCAGGCTGCCTACGACCGGTTGACCGAGTAG
- the phoU gene encoding phosphate signaling complex protein PhoU, which translates to MPREGYQERLAGLREDVLYMSEVVLERLRMGLDALQAKDEELAWEVIEGDDEVNALYLDLEGECIDLLALQQPVAGDLRFIAASFKIITDLERIADLATNLGDYTLDAERDVYPDVDVQEIGEEVTRMVERSMEAYAEEDPDVCYEIADYDDRVDELCERASEAVARDLIEREDADSDEEVERLMRDVHRLLLTIRDLERVGDHAVNIAARTLYMVENDDDLLY; encoded by the coding sequence ATGCCACGGGAAGGATACCAGGAGCGTCTCGCGGGCCTGCGCGAGGACGTCCTCTACATGAGCGAGGTCGTCCTCGAGCGCCTGCGGATGGGGCTGGACGCGCTCCAGGCCAAAGACGAGGAGCTCGCCTGGGAGGTCATCGAGGGCGACGACGAAGTGAACGCGCTCTATCTCGACCTCGAGGGGGAGTGTATCGACCTGCTCGCGCTCCAGCAGCCGGTCGCCGGCGACCTGCGCTTCATCGCCGCCTCGTTCAAGATCATCACCGACCTCGAGCGGATCGCCGACCTCGCGACCAACCTCGGCGACTACACCCTCGACGCCGAACGGGACGTCTACCCGGACGTCGACGTCCAGGAGATCGGCGAGGAGGTCACCCGGATGGTCGAGCGATCCATGGAGGCCTACGCCGAGGAAGACCCGGATGTCTGTTACGAGATCGCCGACTACGACGACCGGGTTGACGAGCTCTGCGAGCGCGCCTCCGAGGCGGTCGCCCGCGACCTCATCGAGCGCGAGGACGCCGACAGCGACGAGGAAGTCGAGCGCCTGATGCGGGACGTCCACCGGCTCCTGCTCACGATCCGCGACCTCGAGCGGGTCGGCGACCACGCGGTCAACATCGCCGCACGGACGCTGTACATGGTCGAGAACGACGACGACCTGCTGTACTGA
- a CDS encoding MBL fold metallo-hydrolase has protein sequence MDVPPVDVERCPDIYLVDHLLDGIEGGMATYLLDADRPALLDAGPANTVDRLLDAMAVVGIDPEEVAYILVSHLHLDHAGGAAVLAERCPNATVVVHERGHRYLTEPDSLARLVESVEAAVGEEKPFGDPDPVDPDRCRTVAGGEHLDLGDRTLALYDAPGHAPHHYTALEPDSGTLFAADAVGAYYEGRVMPTTPPPSFDLEDTLETVRRMQDLDPDRVLFSHFGPGGDAAADLERAEQVLPEWVEAVRGAHEATGGDLGAMIERLAPEWGTPTLPRDIVGILDYLDYSVNRS, from the coding sequence ATGGACGTTCCACCGGTCGACGTCGAGCGGTGCCCGGACATCTATCTCGTCGACCACCTGCTCGACGGTATCGAGGGCGGAATGGCCACCTACCTGCTCGACGCTGACCGTCCGGCCCTGCTGGACGCCGGCCCCGCCAACACCGTCGACCGCCTGCTGGACGCGATGGCCGTGGTGGGGATCGACCCCGAGGAGGTCGCCTACATCCTCGTGAGCCACCTCCACCTCGACCACGCCGGCGGGGCGGCGGTGCTCGCCGAGCGCTGCCCGAATGCGACGGTCGTCGTCCACGAGCGGGGCCACCGGTACCTCACCGAACCCGACAGCCTCGCGCGCCTCGTCGAGAGCGTCGAGGCCGCCGTCGGCGAGGAGAAGCCCTTCGGCGACCCCGACCCCGTCGACCCCGACCGGTGCCGGACGGTCGCGGGCGGAGAGCACCTCGACCTGGGGGACCGCACGCTCGCGCTGTACGACGCACCCGGCCACGCCCCCCACCACTACACCGCCCTCGAGCCCGACAGTGGCACCCTGTTCGCGGCCGATGCGGTCGGGGCCTACTACGAAGGTCGCGTGATGCCCACCACGCCGCCGCCGAGTTTCGACCTCGAGGACACCCTGGAGACCGTCAGGAGGATGCAGGATCTCGACCCCGACCGGGTCCTGTTCTCGCATTTCGGCCCCGGCGGGGATGCCGCCGCGGACCTCGAGCGAGCGGAACAGGTCCTCCCGGAGTGGGTCGAGGCCGTGCGGGGGGCACACGAGGCTACCGGCGGCGACCTCGGGGCGATGATAGAGCGGCTGGCCCCGGAGTGGGGGACGCCGACGCTCCCGCGGGACATCGTCGGTATCCTCGACTATCTGGACTACTCGGTCAACCGGTCGTAG
- a CDS encoding 30S ribosomal protein S8e, protein MKDHARSTRTRTGGRRRRSSDRKKHQLGSEPTETTVGERRLKTVEARGGTEKVRAMQTDTATVATDDGTVAATIESVAENPANPNYARRNILTKGAVIETDAGRARVTSRPGQDGQVNAVLVE, encoded by the coding sequence ATGAAAGACCACGCACGCTCGACGCGCACGCGGACCGGCGGCCGGCGCCGGCGGAGTAGCGACCGCAAGAAACACCAGCTCGGCTCGGAGCCCACGGAGACGACCGTCGGCGAGCGCCGGCTGAAGACCGTCGAGGCCCGCGGCGGGACCGAGAAGGTCCGCGCCATGCAGACCGACACCGCGACGGTCGCCACCGACGACGGCACCGTCGCCGCGACCATCGAGAGCGTCGCCGAGAACCCCGCGAACCCCAACTACGCCCGCCGGAACATCCTCACCAAGGGCGCGGTCATCGAGACGGACGCGGGGCGGGCCCGCGTCACCTCCCGGCCCGGCCAGGACGGCCAGGTCAACGCCGTCCTGGTGGAGTAG
- a CDS encoding HAD family hydrolase, which produces MAIHAVAFDLDDTLVVTERDRQTLLDEATDAAGVRGIDRGEYLDAHGADLATETRAPIFDAILDNGDAEPVSRAYRDAVNDALVPVPGVPDLLAELRERYCVGLLTDGPSRAQRSKLERLGWTDLFDAVVVTGELPAGKPDLRAFAALSDRLGVPPEETVYVGDNPTADVRGAKRAGMLAVQVLGSEDDDPDPAADDTVVRESLVEGVRDVLSRQQRL; this is translated from the coding sequence ATGGCGATCCACGCGGTGGCCTTCGACCTCGACGACACGCTGGTCGTCACCGAACGCGACCGCCAGACGCTGCTCGACGAGGCCACCGACGCCGCCGGAGTACGCGGGATCGACCGCGGGGAGTACCTCGACGCCCACGGCGCCGACCTGGCCACCGAGACCCGCGCGCCCATCTTCGACGCCATTCTGGACAACGGCGACGCCGAGCCCGTCAGCCGGGCCTACCGCGATGCGGTCAACGACGCGCTCGTCCCCGTCCCCGGCGTCCCGGACCTGCTCGCGGAGCTCCGCGAGCGGTACTGCGTCGGGCTGCTGACAGACGGCCCCAGCCGCGCCCAGCGGAGCAAGCTCGAGCGGCTCGGCTGGACCGACCTGTTCGACGCCGTCGTCGTGACCGGCGAACTCCCGGCCGGCAAGCCCGACCTGCGGGCCTTCGCCGCGCTGTCCGACCGGCTCGGCGTCCCGCCGGAGGAGACCGTCTACGTCGGCGATAACCCGACCGCCGATGTCCGCGGCGCCAAGCGCGCGGGGATGCTCGCGGTTCAGGTGCTGGGCAGTGAGGACGACGACCCCGACCCGGCGGCCGACGACACCGTGGTCCGCGAGTCGCTGGTCGAGGGCGTCCGGGACGTGCTCAGCCGTCAGCAGCGCCTCTGA
- a CDS encoding sensor domain-containing protein — protein sequence MAEPATATRSRSVSGRVFGVVTDGGTYRHIAYLLLRFPLGVAYFTAFVTGVALGVALVPLAVGVPILAAVLGLADHVALVEAALLRRLLGREATWEPADLSKLPVWPYFKTVGTDPRCYLLVAFFLATFFVGTFAFVAVTVAFTVALAYLLAPLLFWLPGVTYGGAGTVGDVAVDLGPVDLTVTADAVGFVAVDTLPEALVASLFGAVLGLVALHVFNAAGRVHGAVTQTLLTR from the coding sequence ATGGCCGAACCAGCAACGGCGACGCGCAGCCGGTCCGTGTCCGGCCGGGTGTTCGGCGTCGTCACGGACGGGGGGACCTACCGGCACATCGCGTACCTCCTGTTGCGGTTCCCCTTGGGGGTCGCGTACTTCACGGCGTTCGTGACCGGGGTCGCCCTCGGGGTGGCGCTGGTCCCGCTCGCGGTCGGCGTACCGATACTCGCGGCCGTGCTCGGGCTGGCCGACCACGTCGCACTCGTCGAGGCGGCGCTGCTCCGGCGGTTGCTCGGTCGCGAGGCGACCTGGGAACCGGCCGACCTGAGCAAACTCCCGGTCTGGCCGTATTTCAAGACCGTCGGCACCGACCCTCGGTGCTATCTCCTGGTCGCCTTTTTCCTGGCGACGTTCTTCGTCGGGACGTTCGCGTTCGTCGCCGTCACGGTCGCGTTCACGGTGGCGCTCGCCTATCTCCTCGCTCCGCTGTTGTTCTGGCTCCCCGGCGTCACCTACGGCGGGGCCGGGACGGTAGGGGACGTGGCCGTGGACCTGGGTCCGGTTGACCTGACTGTCACCGCCGACGCCGTCGGGTTCGTCGCGGTCGACACTCTCCCAGAGGCACTGGTTGCATCCCTGTTCGGAGCGGTGCTCGGGCTCGTCGCGCTACACGTATTCAACGCCGCCGGCCGCGTTCACGGGGCGGTCACCCAGACGCTGCTCACTCGCTAA